In Agarivorans gilvus, one genomic interval encodes:
- the accB gene encoding acetyl-CoA carboxylase biotin carboxyl carrier protein codes for MDIRKIKKLIELVEESGVAELEITEGEESVRISRNFSGATHAVHAPVAHAAPVAAPAPAPAPAAPAAAPAASEAPSGHQLLSPMVGTFYRSSSPEAAPFVQEGQQVNVGDTLCIIEAMKMMNQIEADKAGVVKAILVNDGEAVEFDEPLFIIE; via the coding sequence ATGGATATTCGCAAGATTAAAAAATTAATCGAATTAGTTGAAGAATCAGGCGTTGCCGAACTAGAAATCACCGAAGGTGAAGAATCGGTTCGCATCAGCCGTAACTTCAGCGGTGCGACCCATGCTGTACATGCACCTGTAGCACATGCCGCACCCGTTGCAGCGCCAGCGCCAGCGCCTGCCCCCGCTGCACCAGCAGCCGCTCCAGCAGCTAGCGAAGCCCCAAGCGGTCATCAATTATTATCGCCAATGGTTGGCACCTTCTACCGTTCTTCTTCTCCAGAAGCGGCACCTTTTGTACAAGAAGGCCAACAAGTAAACGTAGGCGATACACTTTGCATCATCGAAGCCATGAAGATGATGAACCAGATTGAAGCTGACAAAGCCGGTGTAGTGAAAGCCATCTTAGTCAACGACGGCGAAGCTGTTGAATTTGATGAACCGCTATTCATCATCGAATAA
- the aroQ gene encoding type II 3-dehydroquinate dehydratase: MTNKFSILLLNGPNLNLLGKREPEVYGHQTLNDIVEQLQAQASDLGVSLADFQSNIEGELIERIHQAMGEVDFIIINPAAFTHTSVALRDALLGVNIPFIEIHLSNVHAREPFRHHSYLADKAEGVICGLGSQGYQFALTAAVNKLQQQ; this comes from the coding sequence ATGACTAATAAATTCTCGATTTTGTTACTTAATGGCCCTAATTTAAACTTATTAGGTAAACGCGAGCCTGAAGTTTATGGCCATCAAACCTTAAACGACATTGTTGAACAGCTACAAGCTCAAGCCAGCGACTTGGGAGTTAGCCTTGCTGATTTCCAATCCAATATTGAAGGTGAGCTCATTGAGCGCATTCACCAAGCCATGGGTGAAGTAGATTTTATCATCATCAACCCCGCGGCATTCACTCACACCAGTGTAGCACTTAGAGATGCTTTACTGGGTGTTAACATTCCTTTTATAGAAATCCACCTATCTAACGTGCACGCACGAGAGCCCTTCCGTCATCATTCTTATCTTGCCGATAAAGCTGAAGGCGTGATTTGCGGCCTAGGTAGTCAAGGATATCAGTTTGCTTTAACTGCAGCGGTAAATAAGCTGCAGCAACAGTAA
- a CDS encoding MATE family efflux transporter, giving the protein MHTVPTSLNRPWLEQFWRLAWPISLQAVLLSLLALVDVLMVATLGDAEVAAVGYAGRAFFVAIIILNGFSTACAILSAQHWGNKNWQAIGRTVALSFYTGLVFTLITLAFMYSQAEVIMHWGSSDPLLISLGSDYIHATALMILFTLPVIVLESALRASGNTKLPLYISIFAVIANVALNQLLIFGFGPIPAMGIVGAGVATVIARALQISVLWLSLWWQSHPLVKACLVGFWQFKRTELVKYSKLAAPLIINFAIWSSGVFMFATLYGQLGTNALAAMSLISPIEGIAISCFIGFSSACSIMVGNKLGANNFCQAWIDARLSLLVSPIAALGIGVAIWLLSYPLLNLFGALEAETLTLAKTMVLILAASTWLRIFNMVLINGILRSGGDNSFCLMSDTFSQWGVGLMLTTIAIMVFDVSLITAYCIALSEEVFKAMLCFWRMHQKKWLRNLTTEPMVETN; this is encoded by the coding sequence ATGCATACAGTTCCTACATCGTTAAATCGCCCTTGGCTTGAGCAATTCTGGCGTCTTGCTTGGCCCATTTCTTTACAAGCCGTATTGCTAAGCCTGTTAGCTTTAGTGGATGTATTAATGGTAGCTACCTTAGGCGATGCCGAAGTAGCAGCCGTAGGTTATGCTGGCCGCGCCTTTTTTGTGGCGATTATCATTTTGAATGGTTTCTCTACAGCTTGCGCCATCTTAAGTGCTCAGCATTGGGGTAATAAAAACTGGCAGGCCATTGGTCGCACGGTAGCCTTGTCGTTTTACACCGGTTTAGTGTTTACCCTTATAACTTTAGCCTTTATGTATAGTCAGGCCGAAGTGATCATGCATTGGGGCAGCAGTGACCCTCTGCTAATTTCCCTAGGCAGTGATTACATTCATGCTACCGCATTAATGATTTTGTTTACTCTACCGGTCATCGTACTAGAGTCGGCGCTGCGGGCTAGCGGTAATACTAAATTACCCCTATACATTAGTATTTTCGCCGTTATTGCCAACGTGGCACTTAACCAACTACTGATCTTTGGCTTTGGTCCGATTCCGGCCATGGGCATTGTGGGCGCTGGTGTGGCAACGGTCATCGCACGCGCGCTGCAGATCAGCGTATTGTGGTTAAGCTTATGGTGGCAGTCTCACCCTCTCGTCAAGGCATGTTTGGTTGGTTTTTGGCAATTTAAGCGTACCGAACTGGTGAAATACAGCAAACTCGCTGCGCCGTTAATTATCAACTTTGCTATTTGGTCGAGTGGCGTATTTATGTTTGCTACCTTATATGGCCAACTAGGTACCAACGCTTTGGCAGCAATGAGTTTAATTAGCCCAATTGAAGGTATCGCTATTTCTTGCTTCATTGGCTTCTCTAGCGCCTGTTCGATCATGGTGGGTAACAAACTTGGCGCCAATAATTTTTGCCAAGCCTGGATTGACGCACGTCTGTCATTATTAGTCAGCCCGATTGCCGCCCTCGGTATAGGCGTAGCGATTTGGTTATTAAGCTATCCCTTACTCAATTTGTTTGGCGCGCTCGAAGCCGAAACACTAACTTTGGCGAAAACTATGGTGTTAATCTTGGCTGCGTCTACCTGGCTGCGCATCTTTAACATGGTATTGATTAACGGCATTCTTCGAAGTGGTGGCGATAATAGTTTCTGCCTGATGTCAGATACCTTTAGCCAATGGGGGGTAGGATTAATGCTCACCACTATCGCCATTATGGTGTTCGACGTAAGCCTTATCACCGCATACTGCATTGCGCTTAGCGAGGAAGTATTTAAGGCAATGTTGTGTTTTTGGCGGATGCATCAGAAAAAATGGTTGCGTAACTTAACTACAGAACCAATGGTCGAAACTAACTGA
- a CDS encoding helix-turn-helix domain-containing protein — MEKVDWHERFDIGPACVEHFLTRERFSKLSTLQVNLAGVSYIRGEYLVCRRAPQEHTVLISMAGEGNLHTPELRHRITANELVILPAGTHYSLSLASHFWRHNWFQFSADVRWYRFPKKAKVIKINSSQNIDKCLKMLLEEERSAHVDPLIESHLTQLLKRYLLQLLKPLKQGEASPLHNLEQQLRASLHYPWTVSQMAQRLSVSEAHCYRLFQREFNCSPKQYLSRLRLEHGSYLLRESRWSIEVIASQLGYQDGFAFAHRFKKSFGVSPGRYRSQHQSAPK, encoded by the coding sequence ATGGAAAAAGTAGACTGGCATGAACGCTTCGACATAGGCCCCGCCTGTGTTGAGCACTTTTTAACCCGAGAGCGTTTCTCCAAGCTCAGCACCTTACAGGTGAATCTGGCGGGGGTTTCTTATATTCGAGGTGAGTATTTAGTCTGTCGCCGGGCGCCACAAGAGCATACGGTGTTGATCTCGATGGCAGGTGAAGGCAATTTGCATACGCCAGAATTACGCCATCGAATCACCGCTAACGAGTTGGTTATTCTGCCCGCTGGCACCCACTATTCCTTGAGTTTAGCCAGTCATTTCTGGCGGCATAATTGGTTTCAATTCTCCGCCGATGTGCGTTGGTATCGTTTCCCTAAAAAGGCCAAAGTCATAAAGATTAACAGCAGTCAAAACATTGATAAGTGCTTAAAGATGTTGTTGGAAGAAGAGCGCTCAGCCCATGTAGACCCACTGATAGAGTCGCATTTAACTCAGCTACTTAAACGCTATTTACTGCAACTGCTTAAACCCTTAAAGCAGGGTGAAGCCAGCCCTTTACATAATTTGGAACAACAACTGCGTGCTAGTTTGCACTATCCGTGGACGGTCAGCCAGATGGCACAACGTTTGTCGGTATCGGAAGCGCATTGCTATCGTTTATTTCAACGAGAATTTAACTGTAGTCCAAAGCAGTATTTAAGCCGCTTACGTTTGGAGCATGGTAGCTACCTATTACGCGAAAGTCGTTGGTCGATAGAGGTGATCGCCAGTCAGTTAGGTTATCAAGACGGCTTTGCCTTTGCCCATCGCTTCAAGAAGAGTTTTGGCGTATCGCCGGGGCGCTATCGTAGTCAGCACCAATCCGCTCCGAAGTAG
- a CDS encoding rhodanese-like domain-containing protein: MKSLAKIIGLALLLSYSALGHATERAEQAWNAIQQQQALILDVRSQAEFQQGHLAGAHNIPHTQVAQQINHLTKDKEQAIVVYCRSGNRSSYALQVLEAMGYKHVLNGGGLNEMQAAQ, encoded by the coding sequence ATGAAGAGTCTAGCCAAGATCATCGGCCTTGCGCTGCTATTGAGTTATAGTGCCTTAGGCCATGCGACAGAGCGTGCCGAACAAGCTTGGAATGCCATACAACAGCAACAAGCTTTAATCTTAGATGTGCGCAGTCAAGCAGAGTTTCAGCAAGGCCATTTAGCAGGAGCGCACAACATCCCGCACACCCAAGTCGCTCAGCAAATAAATCACCTTACTAAGGATAAAGAACAAGCCATTGTGGTTTACTGTCGCTCTGGTAATCGCTCTTCCTATGCCCTACAGGTCTTGGAGGCCATGGGCTATAAGCATGTGCTCAACGGCGGCGGCTTAAACGAGATGCAAGCTGCCCAGTAG
- the acs gene encoding acetate--CoA ligase — MSEQKLYPVKPNIAESCLLNDQQYLEMYQESITQPEQFWGKHGSELLDWIKPFNTVKNTSYDPGHVSIKWFEDGLLNVSANCIDRHLQERGDEVAIIWEGDSPDEDSKLTYKQLYKQVCQFSNALKAQGVKKGEVVCLYMPMVPEAAVAMLACTRIGAVHSIVFGGFSPEALAGRIIDSNSKYVITADEGVRGGRSVPLKANVDQALTHPECSFVQSVVVLKRTGCEVEWNSERDVWWHEVTENQAEECPPEPMNAEDPLFILYTSGSTGKPKGVLHTTGGYLLYATMTFKYVFDYHPGDIYWCTADVGWITGHSYLVYGPLANGATTILFEGVPNYPTSARMSEVCDKHQVTILYTAPTAIRALMAQGDAAIQGTKRSSLRIMGSVGEPINPEAWEWYYRTIGDERCPIVDTWWQTETGGILITPLPGATALKPGSATRPFFGVQPALVDNEGNELEGAAEGNLIIKDSWPGQMRTVYGDHERFEQTYFSTFPGTYTTGDGARRDEDGYYWITGRVDDVLNVSGHRMGTAEIESALVAHPKISEAAVVGVPHEIKGQGIYAYITLNAGEEPSAELHKEVKAWVRKEIGPIATPDILHWAEALPKTRSGKIMRRILRKIATNETDSLGDTSTLADPSVVDKLIQEKSNAA; from the coding sequence ATGAGTGAACAGAAGCTGTACCCGGTTAAGCCAAATATTGCAGAAAGCTGCTTGCTAAACGACCAGCAGTACTTAGAGATGTATCAAGAGTCGATCACCCAGCCTGAACAATTTTGGGGAAAACACGGTAGCGAGTTACTCGACTGGATCAAACCCTTCAACACGGTAAAAAATACCTCTTATGACCCTGGCCACGTGAGTATTAAATGGTTTGAAGATGGCCTACTCAACGTTAGTGCCAACTGCATTGACCGTCACCTACAAGAACGTGGCGATGAAGTGGCAATTATTTGGGAAGGCGATAGCCCCGACGAAGACAGTAAACTCACCTACAAACAACTGTATAAACAAGTGTGCCAGTTCTCTAACGCACTGAAAGCCCAAGGGGTGAAAAAAGGTGAAGTGGTTTGTTTATACATGCCAATGGTGCCTGAAGCTGCCGTAGCCATGCTCGCTTGTACTCGTATTGGTGCCGTGCACTCCATCGTATTTGGTGGTTTTTCTCCAGAAGCCCTAGCGGGACGCATCATCGACTCCAACTCGAAATACGTGATTACCGCCGATGAAGGTGTTCGTGGCGGGCGCAGCGTGCCACTAAAAGCCAATGTAGACCAAGCCTTGACTCACCCAGAATGTAGCTTCGTGCAAAGTGTGGTAGTGCTTAAGCGCACAGGCTGTGAGGTTGAGTGGAATAGTGAGCGCGATGTGTGGTGGCACGAGGTCACCGAAAACCAAGCCGAAGAATGTCCACCCGAGCCGATGAACGCGGAAGATCCGCTGTTTATTCTTTATACTTCGGGCTCAACCGGCAAACCTAAAGGGGTATTACATACCACTGGCGGTTATCTCCTTTATGCCACTATGACCTTTAAATATGTGTTTGATTACCACCCTGGCGACATCTATTGGTGTACTGCAGATGTGGGATGGATTACCGGACACAGTTACTTGGTATATGGCCCACTCGCTAATGGCGCCACCACCATTTTATTTGAAGGGGTGCCGAACTATCCCACTTCGGCTCGCATGAGTGAAGTCTGTGATAAACACCAAGTCACTATTTTGTATACTGCCCCAACCGCAATTCGCGCGCTAATGGCACAAGGCGACGCGGCGATTCAAGGTACTAAACGCAGTAGCCTGAGAATCATGGGGTCGGTGGGAGAGCCAATCAACCCAGAAGCGTGGGAATGGTACTACCGCACCATCGGTGATGAGCGCTGTCCGATTGTCGACACTTGGTGGCAAACCGAAACTGGCGGTATATTAATTACCCCACTACCCGGCGCCACCGCCTTGAAACCGGGTTCAGCGACTCGCCCCTTCTTTGGTGTGCAACCCGCCTTAGTAGATAACGAAGGGAATGAATTAGAAGGTGCTGCCGAAGGTAACTTAATTATAAAAGACAGTTGGCCAGGGCAAATGCGCACCGTTTATGGTGACCATGAGCGCTTTGAGCAAACCTATTTCTCAACCTTTCCCGGCACCTATACCACTGGAGACGGAGCGCGCCGCGACGAAGACGGTTATTACTGGATCACCGGCCGCGTAGACGACGTACTTAATGTGAGTGGTCACCGAATGGGCACTGCAGAAATTGAAAGTGCCTTAGTGGCCCATCCCAAAATTTCTGAAGCGGCCGTCGTGGGCGTACCTCATGAAATTAAAGGCCAAGGAATTTACGCTTATATCACACTTAATGCAGGTGAAGAGCCCAGCGCCGAACTACATAAAGAAGTGAAAGCATGGGTACGTAAAGAGATTGGCCCCATTGCCACTCCCGACATATTGCATTGGGCTGAAGCCCTACCCAAAACCCGCTCGGGTAAAATCATGCGCCGTATTCTGCGTAAGATCGCCACCAATGAGACCGACTCCTTGGGTGATACCTCAACCCTCGCCGATCCATCGGTGGTAGATAAATTAATCCAAGAAAAATCGAACGCAGCCTAA
- a CDS encoding family 16 glycosylhydrolase has translation MKKTCLLVVLSSALCFNAIAEPANQDTLAQTGSLNRSDKALFGAEVFSLDKVLYGKFVTRMKLVSAPGVVSSFFTYDDESWQGEGRPWREIDFEVIGKHPEQLQTNMITGKLNKRIHSEKIHKLPQVNEFVEYTLIWTPNDIIWQVNGETVRHDTAENSKQVRDMRNTPQSYRSNIWISAAADWVGKFNPQSLPLHQKIDWMEYYEYKDNGEFSLAWRDDFNSFDEKRWGKGDWGFESNLVTFSPKNAKIVDGKLILSLTAEDASAK, from the coding sequence ATGAAAAAAACCTGCCTACTTGTGGTACTCAGTAGCGCGCTATGCTTCAACGCAATAGCAGAGCCAGCCAACCAAGATACTCTTGCCCAAACTGGCTCTTTAAACCGCAGTGATAAAGCTTTATTTGGTGCCGAAGTATTTAGTTTAGATAAGGTACTTTACGGCAAATTTGTCACTCGCATGAAGCTAGTTTCAGCACCGGGAGTGGTGTCCTCATTTTTTACCTATGACGACGAATCTTGGCAGGGAGAAGGACGGCCATGGCGAGAAATTGATTTTGAGGTAATTGGCAAACATCCCGAACAACTGCAAACCAATATGATCACTGGCAAACTCAATAAACGGATCCATTCAGAAAAGATCCATAAGCTACCTCAAGTTAACGAGTTTGTGGAGTACACGCTAATCTGGACCCCGAATGACATCATTTGGCAGGTAAACGGCGAAACAGTGCGTCATGATACGGCAGAAAACTCTAAACAAGTTCGCGACATGCGTAATACGCCGCAAAGCTACCGCAGTAACATATGGATTTCTGCCGCCGCCGATTGGGTAGGTAAATTCAATCCCCAAAGCCTGCCACTGCATCAAAAAATCGATTGGATGGAATATTACGAATACAAAGATAATGGTGAGTTCAGTCTAGCTTGGCGTGACGACTTTAACAGCTTCGATGAAAAACGTTGGGGTAAAGGCGACTGGGGTTTTGAGTCCAACCTCGTTACCTTTTCACCTAAGAATGCCAAGATTGTTGACGGCAAACTGATACTTAGTCTGACAGCTGAAGACGCCAGCGCTAAATAA
- a CDS encoding 3'-5' exonuclease gives MLQRLYYQQKFRYSEFAPLFKAYRGKEYVALDLETTSLNTKQADIVSMGAVLIRENRILASQSFELKVLPTHKLAGDSIKVHRLRHSDLQEGCPIEQALPRLLQFIGPRPIVGYNIAYDQRIINRHCKQLYGFRLLNPLIDVGRMFADKVHVDHVGISPNQDLTHICRSLSIPLSGRHQAIDDAITAAMIYLRLRFGPRPTTALPKAISA, from the coding sequence ATGCTGCAACGTTTGTACTATCAGCAAAAATTTCGCTACAGTGAGTTTGCCCCACTGTTTAAAGCCTATCGAGGAAAGGAATACGTCGCGCTAGATTTAGAAACCACCAGCCTAAATACCAAGCAAGCCGACATTGTTTCAATGGGAGCGGTGCTTATTCGGGAAAACCGGATCCTCGCCAGCCAGAGTTTCGAATTAAAAGTACTGCCAACCCACAAGCTAGCCGGTGACTCAATTAAAGTGCACCGCTTACGCCACAGTGACTTACAAGAAGGCTGCCCCATCGAACAAGCGTTGCCGCGGCTGCTGCAGTTTATTGGCCCCCGCCCCATTGTTGGCTACAACATTGCCTACGACCAACGAATAATCAACCGCCATTGCAAACAACTCTATGGTTTTAGGCTGCTAAACCCGCTCATTGATGTAGGCCGCATGTTTGCCGATAAAGTGCATGTTGATCATGTAGGGATCAGCCCCAATCAAGATCTCACTCATATTTGCCGCAGCCTATCTATTCCACTATCGGGACGCCATCAAGCGATTGATGATGCGATTACTGCCGCCATGATTTACCTGCGGCTGCGCTTTGGCCCGCGCCCCACAACTGCGCTACCTAAAGCGATCTCTGCCTAG
- a CDS encoding DUF294 nucleotidyltransferase-like domain-containing protein, producing MSTDFNFQHPPFDQLDPKQRQQVSTNLDIHYFQSQQKIVTAGEQASYLFIVIKGQVEERADNNAEVFAHYTVEDWFDVRSQFGGYAKHDYVALEETLCYALPSKVFRQLVSENSDFGDYFQRDLATRHQLVESREGNKNLAEFILTTIDEKNVQPAVVIEGETSLQQATVIMREQKLESLLVNHDGCFGMLTGTDLLHAAVLVQQSLDTPVSQLANFNLISVNKGEFLFNAMLLMTRNNIERVVVKEQQKIIGILEMAHVLSLFSTHSHVLALRIARATTIEELSEAAHTLNKLVENLCNNGIRTLFIMKLLATMNEQIISRVFQLSIPHQHHNHICLMVMGSEGRGEQIVKTDQDNGLVIEDGYDWPEKQQQLEQFSQYLLQLGYPPCPGNIMVNNPQWVQQQSQWSETIADWIETGHGDAMMNLAIVLDAHAIAGNKSLLRRLRKDLMAQMANRSVTLAFFAQPALKFHTPLTLFGNIKSKQAGLDIKKGGIFPIVHGIRALALEQAISPTNTLERIEQLAKLKVLDEDTAANLTEALLLFFKLRIQQLFPAESEQDYHVLKVDQLNHSQRDLLRHGLHVVKKFKQLLALHFNIRDY from the coding sequence ATGAGCACAGATTTTAATTTTCAGCACCCACCGTTCGATCAACTAGACCCCAAGCAACGTCAACAGGTCTCGACTAATCTCGATATTCATTACTTTCAAAGCCAACAGAAAATCGTCACAGCTGGCGAACAGGCCAGTTATCTATTTATTGTGATTAAAGGCCAAGTTGAAGAGCGCGCCGACAACAATGCCGAAGTATTTGCCCATTACACTGTAGAAGATTGGTTTGATGTACGCTCGCAATTTGGCGGTTACGCAAAACATGACTACGTAGCGCTAGAAGAAACCCTATGTTATGCCCTTCCCAGCAAAGTTTTTCGCCAGTTGGTCAGTGAAAACAGTGACTTTGGTGACTACTTTCAACGTGACTTGGCGACTCGCCATCAGTTAGTAGAATCTCGTGAGGGCAACAAAAACCTAGCCGAATTTATTCTTACCACCATCGACGAAAAAAATGTGCAACCTGCGGTCGTCATCGAAGGAGAAACCTCCTTGCAACAGGCCACGGTGATTATGCGAGAACAAAAACTCGAATCATTACTGGTGAACCACGATGGCTGCTTTGGCATGTTAACTGGCACCGACTTATTGCATGCGGCAGTTCTAGTACAGCAGTCCTTAGACACCCCGGTGAGCCAACTGGCTAACTTTAATTTAATCAGCGTTAATAAAGGTGAGTTTCTATTTAACGCCATGTTATTAATGACCCGCAATAACATTGAACGAGTGGTGGTGAAGGAACAGCAAAAGATTATCGGCATTTTAGAAATGGCCCATGTGCTAAGTCTGTTTTCCACTCACTCTCACGTGCTGGCGTTACGCATCGCCCGAGCCACCACCATCGAAGAACTCAGTGAAGCCGCTCATACCCTCAATAAATTAGTAGAAAACCTCTGTAACAATGGCATTCGCACGCTGTTCATCATGAAGCTGTTAGCCACCATGAACGAGCAAATCATCAGCCGAGTGTTTCAACTCAGCATTCCTCACCAGCACCACAACCATATTTGCTTGATGGTGATGGGCAGTGAAGGACGCGGCGAACAGATCGTTAAGACCGACCAAGACAATGGCTTAGTCATTGAAGATGGCTACGACTGGCCAGAAAAACAACAACAACTAGAGCAATTTAGCCAGTACTTGCTGCAACTAGGTTACCCACCCTGCCCCGGTAATATCATGGTGAACAATCCTCAATGGGTTCAACAACAAAGTCAGTGGAGTGAGACCATTGCCGACTGGATAGAAACTGGCCATGGCGATGCCATGATGAATCTCGCCATTGTGCTTGATGCCCACGCCATTGCCGGCAACAAAAGTCTATTACGTAGGTTACGCAAAGATCTCATGGCACAAATGGCCAACCGCAGTGTCACTCTAGCTTTTTTTGCCCAACCCGCGCTTAAGTTTCATACGCCGCTGACGCTATTTGGCAATATTAAATCCAAACAGGCCGGTTTAGACATTAAAAAAGGCGGCATCTTTCCGATTGTTCATGGCATACGTGCGCTGGCACTAGAGCAAGCCATTAGCCCCACCAATACCCTAGAACGTATTGAGCAACTGGCCAAACTCAAGGTACTTGACGAAGATACTGCGGCCAACCTCACCGAAGCGCTGCTATTGTTTTTTAAACTGCGTATTCAGCAGCTATTTCCTGCCGAATCCGAACAAGATTATCATGTATTAAAAGTCGACCAGCTCAATCACAGCCAACGTGACTTACTGCGCCACGGCTTGCACGTAGTGAAAAAATTCAAACAACTACTCGCCTTGCATTTCAACATTCGAGATTACTAG